In Acaryochloris marina S15, a single genomic region encodes these proteins:
- a CDS encoding serine/threonine-protein kinase: protein MVCCLNPDCKKPINPDTHKFCQQCGTPIVHLLRDRFKVIKPLGRGGFGNTYLAEDLDRLNEFCVVKKLTYQATEAWEQQKAIDMFASEARQLKQLGHHPQIPKLTAYFQEGQHLYLVQQYVDGHNLIELLAKEGTFDEHKIRRILLDVLPVLQNLHDQGVIHRDLKPDNIMRRQDGKHVLIDFGVAKLLKQTAMAHAGVGTIVGSPGYASPEQIQRGRATPVGDLYGLGSSCFHLLSHVSPYHLSLEFNYLWSENWQQYIAQPVSPDLQKIFDKLLQIEPAQRYQSANEVLQDLQGAPDLPQQPKITLPTRASLFSRVPQLSSKQWAAIASLGLIGVLGIGYVAIRANDTESVSPMSRSEALLRSGYEKYREGEYKDAIADYDESIRLDDQNADAFNERGLAKYSLQNYQAALSDYDQALQLDDQHANAYGNRGLTKHALQNYQAAVEDYNQAIRLNPQYAYVYHNRGLSKYNLKDLQGALSDYDQALRIDPKRADTLRNRGRTHYDLGKYRSALADYDEAIRLDGNHANAYNGRAHAKGKLEDWEGELADFDKALELDDQLVDAYNSRGLAKYNRKNYREAIQDYNKAIRLDSNYAVAYFNRGFAKEIQNEIEGAKADFQKAADLYQKRNDSRRQDALRELRRLQTAEVKQVGN from the coding sequence ATGGTTTGTTGCCTAAATCCTGACTGCAAAAAGCCAATTAATCCCGATACCCACAAGTTTTGCCAGCAATGTGGCACACCTATTGTTCATTTGCTGCGGGACCGCTTTAAGGTAATCAAACCCCTTGGTCGAGGTGGATTTGGCAATACCTACCTAGCTGAAGATCTAGATCGGTTGAATGAGTTTTGTGTGGTCAAGAAGCTGACCTATCAGGCGACGGAGGCTTGGGAACAGCAAAAAGCCATCGACATGTTTGCTAGCGAAGCCCGACAGCTCAAACAGTTAGGACATCATCCACAGATCCCAAAATTGACGGCCTATTTTCAGGAAGGCCAGCATTTATACCTCGTTCAGCAGTATGTAGATGGCCACAACCTGATTGAGCTGTTAGCTAAGGAAGGGACTTTTGATGAACATAAAATCCGTCGGATCTTACTAGATGTGTTGCCGGTACTGCAAAATCTGCATGACCAGGGCGTGATTCATCGTGACTTAAAGCCGGACAATATTATGCGGCGTCAAGATGGTAAGCATGTGCTGATTGATTTTGGTGTGGCGAAACTGCTGAAACAAACAGCAATGGCCCATGCTGGTGTGGGGACTATTGTTGGATCACCGGGCTATGCGTCTCCTGAGCAAATTCAGCGGGGTCGAGCAACCCCTGTGGGAGATTTGTATGGTTTAGGGTCGAGCTGTTTCCATCTACTCAGCCATGTTTCGCCCTATCATCTGTCTTTGGAATTCAACTACCTCTGGAGCGAAAACTGGCAGCAATATATTGCTCAACCCGTCAGTCCTGATCTCCAGAAAATTTTCGATAAACTGCTGCAAATTGAGCCTGCCCAACGCTACCAGTCAGCGAATGAAGTCTTGCAAGATCTACAGGGTGCTCCTGACTTACCTCAACAGCCAAAAATTACGTTACCCACTCGTGCCTCCCTGTTTTCACGAGTCCCCCAATTGTCTAGCAAACAGTGGGCTGCGATCGCATCTCTCGGTTTAATAGGTGTATTAGGGATTGGATACGTCGCGATCCGAGCCAACGATACCGAATCCGTATCGCCCATGAGCCGATCAGAAGCCTTGCTCCGGAGTGGGTATGAGAAGTATCGAGAGGGGGAGTATAAGGATGCGATCGCAGACTACGATGAATCTATTCGCCTAGATGACCAGAATGCTGATGCCTTTAATGAGCGAGGTCTAGCCAAATACAGTCTTCAGAACTATCAGGCTGCCCTGTCTGACTATGACCAGGCTCTACAGTTAGACGACCAACATGCCAATGCTTATGGTAATCGGGGGCTGACAAAACATGCCCTGCAGAACTATCAGGCTGCTGTAGAGGACTACAATCAGGCCATTCGCCTCAATCCTCAATATGCCTATGTCTATCACAATCGGGGATTGTCTAAATATAACCTCAAGGATTTGCAGGGAGCGCTTTCAGACTACGATCAAGCCCTGCGCATTGATCCGAAACGAGCCGATACGTTGCGGAATCGGGGCCGAACTCACTACGATCTAGGCAAGTATCGTTCTGCCTTGGCGGACTATGATGAGGCGATTCGCCTGGATGGGAATCATGCCAATGCCTATAATGGCCGAGCCCATGCCAAAGGGAAACTAGAGGATTGGGAAGGCGAGTTAGCAGATTTTGATAAAGCCCTAGAGCTGGATGACCAGCTTGTGGATGCTTATAACAGTCGTGGGTTAGCCAAATATAATCGTAAAAATTATCGAGAAGCGATCCAGGATTACAACAAGGCAATTCGCTTAGATTCAAACTATGCAGTTGCCTACTTCAATCGTGGATTTGCAAAAGAGATTCAGAACGAGATTGAAGGGGCAAAAGCAGACTTTCAAAAAGCAGCGGATCTTTACCAAAAACGAAACGATTCACGTCGGCAAGATGCATTGCGAGAATTAAGACGACTCCAAACAGCGGAAGTAAAGCAAGTTGGAAATTAA
- a CDS encoding ABC transporter ATP-binding protein, with protein sequence MTLMTSSPDTAGDLATPAIQAKGVEMTFHVGDQQFKVLKGIDLEIKTGDVELLMGPSGSGKTTLLSILGGILTPTGGEVSLLGQNILGLSRHKLSKFRLQNIGFIFQGFNLFPALTAAENIEATLNLKGIRGRAAKKQSIKLLRQVGLADKTRSLPRDLSGGQKQRVAIARALAGNPKLILADEPTAALDSQRGHTIMELLRKLAKEEGCTVLMVTHDPRIMDIADRVVYVEDGLITPEPANPTFVHES encoded by the coding sequence ATGACATTAATGACCTCTTCTCCTGATACTGCTGGTGATCTTGCCACGCCTGCCATTCAGGCCAAGGGCGTCGAAATGACATTCCATGTTGGCGATCAGCAGTTCAAAGTTTTGAAAGGCATTGATCTAGAAATTAAAACCGGGGATGTCGAATTGCTGATGGGGCCGTCAGGGTCTGGTAAAACAACGTTGCTATCCATATTAGGAGGTATCCTAACGCCCACAGGTGGGGAGGTTTCCTTATTGGGGCAAAACATTTTGGGGCTATCTCGCCATAAGCTTTCCAAGTTTCGCTTGCAGAATATCGGCTTTATTTTTCAGGGGTTTAATCTTTTTCCTGCCCTAACTGCGGCGGAGAATATTGAAGCCACTCTGAATTTAAAGGGGATTCGCGGTCGGGCGGCGAAGAAGCAATCGATCAAGTTGCTTAGACAAGTAGGGCTAGCGGATAAAACTCGAAGTCTGCCACGGGATTTGTCTGGAGGGCAAAAGCAACGGGTTGCGATCGCAAGGGCGTTAGCCGGAAATCCCAAGCTGATTCTGGCGGATGAACCCACCGCTGCCCTTGACTCTCAGCGGGGCCATACCATCATGGAACTACTACGTAAATTAGCTAAGGAAGAAGGCTGCACGGTCCTAATGGTGACCCATGACCCTCGGATTATGGATATCGCCGATCGGGTGGTCTATGTAGAAGATGGGCTGATTACACCTGAACCAGCGAATCCCACCTTTGTGCATGAGTCTTAG
- the hpnA gene encoding hopanoid-associated sugar epimerase, with the protein MAKLNVFVTGATGFVGANLVRLLLSEGHQVRALVRPQSDLTNLTGLDVEQVSGQLTDDGLSQKLQGCQALFHVAAHYSLWRADRDQLWQSNVEGTRNLLQAARDAGIERTVYTSSVAAIGVKAGNIADETYQSPVEKLIGDYKKSKYWAEQEAHKAVQMGQDIVIVNPSTPIGPWDIKPTPTGDMILRFLRRQMPFYLNTGLNLIHVQDVVRGHLLALEKGKTGERYILGNQNMTLKEMLDVLAELTGLSAPKGEIPAWIPLTTAWIDEVVLASVGKTPSVPLAGVQMAKQMMFYNPAKAIQELGLPQTPVRQALQESVDWFVSHDYVPQK; encoded by the coding sequence ATGGCCAAACTAAATGTTTTTGTAACCGGAGCAACCGGGTTTGTCGGAGCCAATCTAGTCCGTTTACTGTTGTCGGAAGGCCATCAAGTACGAGCACTAGTCAGGCCCCAAAGCGATTTGACTAACCTGACAGGGTTAGATGTGGAGCAGGTGTCTGGACAGCTCACAGATGATGGCTTAAGTCAAAAATTACAAGGTTGTCAGGCACTCTTTCATGTTGCTGCCCATTACAGTCTGTGGCGAGCCGACCGAGATCAGCTTTGGCAAAGCAATGTGGAGGGCACTCGCAATCTTCTACAAGCAGCACGAGATGCGGGCATTGAACGAACTGTTTATACCAGCTCAGTAGCGGCCATTGGCGTTAAAGCAGGGAATATTGCCGACGAAACTTATCAGAGTCCCGTAGAGAAGCTGATCGGTGACTATAAAAAGTCGAAATATTGGGCAGAGCAGGAAGCCCATAAAGCCGTCCAGATGGGCCAAGATATTGTGATTGTGAATCCCAGTACCCCCATTGGCCCTTGGGACATTAAACCCACACCCACGGGCGATATGATTTTGCGGTTTCTGCGACGGCAGATGCCCTTTTACTTAAATACGGGATTGAACTTAATTCATGTGCAAGACGTGGTTCGCGGCCATTTGCTAGCCCTAGAAAAGGGGAAAACAGGAGAGCGCTATATTCTGGGCAATCAAAATATGACCCTGAAAGAAATGCTGGATGTGCTGGCTGAGTTAACGGGATTGTCAGCGCCTAAAGGCGAAATTCCTGCTTGGATTCCCCTGACCACTGCCTGGATTGATGAGGTTGTGTTGGCATCTGTCGGTAAGACGCCATCAGTTCCTCTGGCCGGGGTACAAATGGCCAAGCAAATGATGTTTTACAATCCTGCCAAAGCTATTCAGGAGTTGGGATTGCCTCAAACCCCAGTCCGACAGGCACTCCAAGAATCAGTCGATTGGTTTGTCAGTCACGACTACGTTCCCCAGAAATAA
- a CDS encoding DUF4334 domain-containing protein → MIAKEKLGGFLNTFKNQPEEILAFFDELEPIDSQSMISRWKGSEIHTDHPLNGFLEASNWYGKEFVNDDQVHPLLFQDSQDNIFKVKPYSLVMKSGVRFPILKHKALNSTVRFLTSLLKTEASQARLRMMEYRQKLSATMIYDSLPIHDTFRKVDDDTVLGLMDSKDIPIPFFFVLEREH, encoded by the coding sequence ATGATTGCGAAGGAAAAGCTGGGTGGCTTTTTAAATACTTTTAAGAACCAGCCAGAGGAAATACTTGCTTTTTTTGATGAATTAGAGCCTATAGATTCTCAATCCATGATTTCAAGGTGGAAAGGCTCTGAAATCCATACTGATCATCCTCTTAATGGCTTCTTGGAAGCATCCAATTGGTATGGAAAGGAGTTCGTTAATGATGACCAAGTCCATCCGCTATTATTTCAAGATAGTCAAGACAATATCTTCAAGGTAAAGCCATACTCACTGGTGATGAAGTCTGGAGTTCGTTTCCCCATTCTTAAACATAAGGCTTTAAATTCTACCGTTAGATTTCTGACCTCTTTACTCAAGACAGAGGCGAGTCAGGCAAGATTACGCATGATGGAATATCGGCAAAAGCTCAGTGCAACGATGATTTATGATTCTTTGCCCATTCACGATACCTTTAGAAAAGTAGATGATGATACGGTTCTGGGGCTTATGGATTCCAAAGACATTCCCATTCCATTCTTTTTTGTACTTGAGAGAGAACATTAA
- a CDS encoding FtsX-like permease family protein, whose product MVSIARKNLFQDLPRFIVAQAGIMFSVGLVTIQIGILNGFTRSSTVLIENADADIWVTSEELRHFALTLPLEYKQLAEAKEVEGVERAEPLIAQSTVWRDKSNQIAPIRIIGFDPEDTLFRPRTLLEGTLKDIQQPYKIFVDQADLKLLDVSEVGDRAEIGSYEGEIKGITTGTRSIVASPYIFTSLPNATAYLNSPIATPDKTPPDPPDLTDQNRITYILIKAAPTENLQALKNRLEEALPGTKAFTQTELTELTQTYWQQSTGVGYILGLGAVVGIVVGTVVVGQILYSSVTDHLREFGTMKAMGSSDWYIYRVILEQALWMAVLGYLPGMGLCLGLGAWTIQAQAIQILISPATAAGVFVVTVAMCSGAAIFAIQKVTRLDPALVFKS is encoded by the coding sequence ATGGTTTCTATCGCCCGCAAAAATTTATTCCAAGACCTACCGCGCTTTATTGTGGCCCAGGCGGGCATCATGTTTTCCGTTGGGTTAGTCACTATTCAAATAGGTATCCTCAATGGATTTACTCGTTCTTCCACCGTACTGATCGAAAATGCGGATGCAGATATCTGGGTGACCTCCGAAGAGCTACGCCATTTTGCCTTGACCCTACCTTTGGAATATAAACAGCTGGCTGAAGCGAAAGAGGTAGAAGGAGTGGAGCGGGCAGAACCACTGATTGCCCAATCCACCGTGTGGCGAGATAAGTCGAATCAGATTGCGCCGATTCGGATTATTGGTTTTGACCCTGAAGATACCCTGTTTCGACCGCGCACCCTATTAGAAGGGACGCTGAAGGATATCCAGCAGCCCTATAAAATCTTTGTGGATCAAGCCGATCTCAAACTCCTGGATGTGTCAGAAGTCGGCGATCGAGCTGAAATTGGCTCCTATGAAGGAGAGATAAAAGGGATTACGACCGGCACCCGCTCCATTGTGGCGAGTCCTTATATTTTTACGTCTTTACCGAATGCCACGGCTTATCTGAATTCGCCGATTGCCACCCCGGACAAAACCCCACCGGACCCGCCGGATTTAACGGATCAAAATCGGATTACCTATATTCTGATCAAAGCCGCACCCACAGAAAACCTACAAGCCCTTAAAAATCGTCTAGAAGAAGCTCTACCCGGCACCAAAGCCTTCACCCAAACTGAGCTAACCGAATTAACCCAAACCTATTGGCAGCAGAGTACAGGGGTCGGCTACATCTTGGGCTTAGGCGCAGTGGTGGGCATTGTGGTTGGAACCGTCGTGGTGGGCCAGATTCTCTATTCCTCGGTTACGGACCATCTGCGGGAGTTTGGCACTATGAAGGCGATGGGATCGTCAGACTGGTATATCTATCGCGTCATTTTAGAGCAGGCGCTGTGGATGGCGGTGTTGGGTTATTTGCCCGGTATGGGGCTTTGTTTGGGCTTAGGAGCTTGGACGATTCAGGCTCAAGCGATTCAAATTTTGATTAGTCCAGCAACGGCAGCCGGGGTTTTTGTTGTCACTGTAGCCATGTGTAGTGGCGCAGCTATCTTTGCCATTCAAAAGGTGACTCGACTCGATCCAGCCCTCGTCTTTAAGTCGTGA
- a CDS encoding pentapeptide repeat-containing protein has translation MNQPFITALSIIATLAVSGPVLAEQPGHVQQLLVTQKCSGCDLSGADLSQAHLIGADLRNANLQGAKLVEANLEGADLTDANLQGANLSQAFLTNASLNGANLDQVNLSEAHLYSVEMQGISIQNANLAGVKGYKPATYVGGTPYADRN, from the coding sequence ATGAATCAGCCTTTCATCACCGCTTTAAGCATCATTGCTACGTTGGCTGTCTCTGGGCCAGTCCTGGCAGAACAACCGGGTCATGTCCAACAACTTCTTGTGACCCAAAAATGTTCAGGATGTGATTTATCGGGTGCAGATCTGAGCCAAGCTCATTTAATTGGCGCAGATCTCAGAAATGCAAATCTGCAAGGGGCCAAATTAGTAGAAGCAAATCTGGAAGGAGCCGACTTAACGGACGCTAATTTGCAAGGCGCTAATTTAAGCCAAGCCTTTTTGACCAATGCCAGTCTCAATGGCGCTAATCTTGACCAAGTGAATCTATCTGAGGCTCATCTTTATAGTGTTGAGATGCAGGGTATCTCTATCCAAAATGCGAATCTAGCCGGTGTCAAAGGATATAAACCTGCCACTTATGTCGGTGGTACACCTTATGCAGACCGCAACTAA
- a CDS encoding SIMPL domain-containing protein encodes MSKKYIEVVGEGSYQECPEQVVLDVELSVRSAKEESAGKGNRKIADALVNELLESGLTKKEIYFGGRESFVPWWKRKKAGQETRTKITIISSRRELVYQATEQINRYIDNKRITVEVSERQPVYKAPEDAEFEALEAALKNAREKAVHLAQSASCVLGEVLEIEEWKRNTRSSGSYGDPDWWGDSGAMMGAAGSAGFDDEPASYLQGSNRTVYVKLRVRYEIKPAVPYRSIFNRG; translated from the coding sequence ATGTCGAAAAAGTATATTGAGGTTGTTGGAGAAGGATCTTACCAGGAATGTCCTGAGCAAGTCGTTCTTGATGTGGAGCTTTCAGTTCGATCAGCTAAAGAAGAAAGTGCGGGTAAAGGAAATAGGAAAATTGCAGATGCTCTAGTGAATGAGCTGCTTGAAAGTGGCTTAACTAAAAAGGAAATTTATTTTGGTGGGCGAGAGTCCTTTGTTCCGTGGTGGAAGCGAAAAAAAGCTGGTCAGGAAACTCGGACGAAGATTACTATCATTTCTTCCAGGCGAGAGCTTGTCTATCAGGCGACTGAGCAGATTAATCGTTACATAGATAACAAGCGAATTACCGTTGAGGTCTCCGAGAGACAACCTGTCTATAAAGCCCCTGAGGATGCTGAGTTTGAGGCATTAGAAGCAGCACTAAAAAATGCAAGGGAAAAGGCTGTACATCTAGCTCAATCGGCTTCTTGTGTTCTGGGAGAAGTCCTAGAAATTGAAGAGTGGAAGAGGAACACCCGTAGTTCCGGTAGCTATGGTGACCCAGATTGGTGGGGTGATTCCGGTGCAATGATGGGTGCGGCAGGTTCTGCCGGTTTTGATGACGAGCCAGCAAGTTATCTACAAGGGAGCAATAGAACGGTATATGTCAAGCTGAGGGTTCGCTATGAGATCAAACCAGCAGTGCCATATAGGTCGATCTTCAATCGAGGCTAA
- a CDS encoding DinB family protein has translation MTLKANFELMAEYNQWMNNSIYSAASQLSASDLAENRGAFFGSIIGTLNHILVGDTIWLKRFAEHPAQLKSLEHFRKVELPNALDSILHENFEELRQSRLKMDHLIREFSSELTDVVLLSSLSYKNTKGEPFKKNMGALVQHFFNHQTHHRGQVTTLLNQVGIDVGVTDLLVRIPS, from the coding sequence ATGACACTTAAAGCAAATTTTGAACTGATGGCGGAGTACAACCAGTGGATGAATAACAGTATCTATTCGGCTGCTTCGCAACTGAGCGCTTCCGACCTTGCAGAAAATCGCGGAGCGTTCTTCGGGTCCATCATCGGAACGCTTAACCACATTCTGGTAGGGGACACAATCTGGCTGAAACGCTTTGCTGAACATCCAGCTCAACTCAAATCACTGGAGCACTTTCGCAAGGTGGAGCTGCCAAATGCCCTAGATTCAATCTTGCACGAAAACTTTGAAGAATTACGCCAGTCCCGGCTAAAGATGGATCACCTCATTAGAGAGTTTTCTAGCGAATTGACAGACGTCGTTCTTTTATCCTCGCTATCCTATAAAAATACCAAGGGTGAACCATTTAAGAAAAATATGGGAGCTTTGGTACAACATTTTTTCAACCATCAAACCCATCATCGTGGTCAGGTCACTACGCTTTTAAATCAGGTTGGGATAGACGTTGGCGTGACTGATCTCTTGGTCCGTATTCCAAGTTGA
- a CDS encoding serine/threonine-protein kinase: MTCCLNPECTKPLNPDTHKYCQQCGTALVPFLHKHYKIVKPLGSGRWGKTYLAEDVDQLNTPCIVKQLTLKALGASPNAVQLFRTEAKQLQTLGHHSQLPDLLAYFQEGEYLYLVHQLIEGKTLLEQLKQGTFSEAQVRNFLLDLLPVLQVVHDQGVVHRDLKPENILQDTQGHYILIDFGIAQFLNENQALQQPTSSRSIGYRPPEQLQGQASPVSDLFGLGATCFHLLSGISPSELAQTQGQDWIQQWPSQVAGTSPELQATLTKLLMPDPLQRYQSAQEALADISRHSPSSSNLFSQLGTSRKIWIGTAIAFLTLGSLSGITYMIATRMSSSKTSGESATAFIRRGDAKYSRRDYEDAISDYAEAIRLSPDNAQAYMGRGNAKYALEQYTEALADYEEALKHNPGYVYALNGRGNVKFARKDFEGAIRDYNQAIQANPQFVLAFYNRGNVKSALKEHRAAMEDFSQAIRLNPQYEPAYLQRGVSRAALTNYSGAIEDYSETIRLNPENGDAYNNRGVARYKLGESRLAIKDFTEAIRLNPQNIFAYCNRGESKLKLKDPEGAIKDCTETIRLDPQSSFAYSARGKAKHALKRYKAAIEDYTQALTINSGWGNSDSPADSYYNRGSAKSKLNDISGAVEDLKIAEDLFQQQGDTKRYRITRELLKKLQ; encoded by the coding sequence ATGACATGTTGTCTGAATCCTGAGTGCACCAAACCCCTTAACCCTGACACCCACAAGTATTGTCAGCAATGTGGCACGGCCCTAGTCCCGTTTCTTCACAAACACTACAAGATCGTCAAACCCCTCGGATCTGGACGATGGGGGAAGACCTACCTGGCTGAGGATGTCGACCAGCTCAATACTCCATGCATTGTTAAGCAATTAACCTTGAAGGCATTAGGTGCCAGTCCAAATGCAGTTCAACTGTTTCGAACGGAAGCCAAACAGCTCCAAACTCTAGGCCATCATTCTCAACTCCCGGATTTACTAGCCTATTTTCAAGAAGGAGAGTATCTCTATCTGGTTCATCAGTTAATTGAAGGAAAAACCTTACTCGAACAGCTGAAGCAAGGAACGTTTAGCGAAGCCCAAGTACGCAATTTCCTCTTAGATTTGCTGCCGGTGTTGCAGGTGGTGCATGACCAGGGTGTCGTGCACAGGGATCTAAAGCCAGAAAACATTCTCCAAGATACCCAGGGGCACTACATCCTGATTGATTTTGGTATTGCCCAGTTCCTCAACGAAAATCAGGCCCTACAGCAGCCAACTAGCAGTCGTTCCATTGGCTATCGGCCTCCCGAGCAGCTCCAAGGCCAGGCCAGCCCCGTCAGTGATTTGTTTGGATTGGGAGCGACCTGCTTTCATCTCCTTAGCGGTATCTCTCCCTCGGAGCTTGCTCAGACCCAAGGGCAGGACTGGATTCAACAGTGGCCATCTCAGGTGGCTGGGACCAGTCCTGAGTTGCAGGCTACCCTGACAAAATTGCTGATGCCAGATCCCCTTCAGCGGTATCAATCTGCTCAGGAGGCGCTAGCAGATATCTCTCGCCATTCCCCGAGTTCTTCCAATTTATTTAGTCAGCTGGGTACATCTCGGAAGATTTGGATTGGAACTGCGATCGCATTCCTAACCCTAGGCAGTTTGTCTGGTATCACCTACATGATTGCCACCCGCATGTCTTCCTCTAAAACATCAGGAGAAAGCGCCACAGCCTTTATTCGTCGGGGAGATGCCAAGTATAGTCGGCGGGATTACGAAGATGCGATCTCAGATTATGCCGAAGCCATTCGTCTGAGCCCAGACAATGCTCAAGCCTATATGGGCCGAGGGAATGCTAAGTACGCCTTAGAGCAATATACAGAAGCCCTGGCAGACTATGAGGAAGCCCTCAAGCATAACCCAGGCTATGTCTATGCTTTGAATGGCCGTGGTAATGTCAAATTTGCCCGCAAAGACTTTGAGGGAGCCATCCGAGACTACAACCAAGCGATTCAAGCCAATCCCCAGTTTGTCTTAGCCTTTTATAATCGCGGCAACGTCAAATCTGCTCTGAAGGAACATCGGGCGGCTATGGAAGACTTTAGCCAAGCCATTCGTCTCAATCCCCAATATGAGCCAGCTTATCTACAACGAGGTGTTTCTAGAGCCGCTTTGACCAATTATTCTGGAGCCATCGAAGACTATTCAGAAACCATTCGCCTCAACCCTGAGAATGGTGATGCCTATAACAATCGGGGAGTGGCACGGTATAAGTTAGGCGAGAGCCGTCTAGCCATTAAAGACTTCACTGAAGCCATTCGCCTTAATCCTCAGAATATTTTTGCCTATTGCAATCGAGGAGAATCTAAACTGAAGTTAAAAGATCCGGAAGGGGCGATCAAAGACTGCACGGAAACGATTCGTCTAGATCCCCAAAGTTCGTTTGCCTACAGTGCCCGTGGCAAGGCCAAACATGCTCTCAAACGATATAAAGCTGCTATTGAAGACTATACCCAAGCTCTAACCATCAATTCGGGTTGGGGAAATAGCGATAGTCCTGCCGATAGCTACTACAACCGGGGCAGTGCGAAAAGTAAGCTGAATGATATTTCCGGTGCGGTTGAAGATCTGAAAATTGCAGAGGACTTATTTCAGCAACAAGGAGATACGAAACGATATCGAATCACCCGTGAGCTGCTGAAGAAATTACAGTAA
- a CDS encoding glycosyltransferase, protein MLKQSRLDFEWVIINDGKDETTRHLIQSTSLPFSHQYLEIDHPVEDFGLCIARNLGIEIASSKYVCYLDDDNSFRPTFVATVLNWIEQYPHSRFILPQQWRRRDVIKNGQIIKQGKPFISPSADATLNALVSQKSLFDSNGFVHRQINSLCWNPHYRVFCDYEFFLQCLGQCNPTQGEDFLIKPEVLINYIQTTDGIIGQSGYGDWANELQQLYENRSAYSMLGEKWANWMPQAIEKYQQKSQVPVPAFKG, encoded by the coding sequence TTGCTGAAGCAATCTAGACTAGATTTTGAATGGGTCATCATCAACGACGGTAAAGATGAAACTACCCGTCATCTCATCCAATCCACTTCATTACCTTTTTCTCACCAATACTTAGAGATCGATCATCCTGTAGAAGATTTTGGTCTCTGTATTGCTCGCAATCTGGGGATTGAAATCGCCTCTAGTAAATATGTTTGCTACCTCGACGATGACAATAGCTTTCGTCCTACTTTTGTTGCCACAGTCCTCAACTGGATAGAACAGTATCCCCATAGTCGATTTATTTTGCCCCAGCAGTGGCGTCGCAGAGATGTAATCAAGAATGGGCAAATTATCAAGCAAGGCAAACCCTTTATTTCTCCCAGTGCTGACGCAACCCTAAATGCTCTGGTGAGTCAGAAATCACTATTTGATAGCAACGGCTTTGTCCATCGTCAAATCAATTCACTGTGCTGGAATCCCCATTACAGAGTCTTCTGTGATTATGAGTTTTTTCTTCAGTGTTTAGGCCAATGCAACCCTACTCAAGGAGAAGACTTCCTGATTAAACCTGAAGTCCTCATCAACTACATCCAAACCACAGATGGCATCATCGGCCAGTCAGGCTATGGAGACTGGGCCAATGAATTGCAGCAGCTTTATGAGAACCGATCAGCCTACTCAATGTTGGGAGAAAAATGGGCTAACTGGATGCCCCAAGCCATCGAAAAATATCAGCAGAAATCTCAAGTGCCCGTCCCAGCTTTTAAGGGGTAG
- a CDS encoding SUKH-4 family immunity protein codes for MTPSEFKSRFIESLPPIPPNIELELDRFIIYSPERVSLLGIPDEHKAFLLESGLPADAAPFLNFNNDDHSLTELEGFPGSYIIGSNNYGDAICLDVADGGTVVSYNHDNMMKRVFMNSSLPLFAETLCAFSTLMRTKDEASFTTRLRLIDPVALSPDSFWTTESASVMER; via the coding sequence ATGACACCATCGGAATTCAAATCGCGCTTCATCGAGTCGCTGCCGCCAATCCCACCTAATATTGAACTCGAACTGGACCGATTCATCATCTATTCACCGGAACGCGTTTCCTTACTGGGCATCCCCGATGAACACAAAGCGTTTCTTCTCGAATCCGGACTCCCCGCTGATGCAGCACCATTTCTGAACTTCAATAATGACGATCATTCATTAACGGAATTAGAGGGCTTCCCTGGTTCATACATCATCGGATCAAACAATTATGGCGATGCGATTTGCTTGGACGTAGCTGATGGTGGCACGGTTGTGTCCTACAATCACGACAACATGATGAAACGAGTCTTCATGAATTCATCGCTTCCCTTGTTTGCTGAAACTCTTTGCGCATTCTCAACTCTTATGCGGACAAAGGATGAAGCCTCATTTACCACACGCTTAAGATTGATCGACCCCGTCGCATTGAGTCCCGATTCATTCTGGACAACCGAGTCTGCTAGCGTGATGGAACGCTGA